Proteins encoded within one genomic window of Panicum virgatum strain AP13 chromosome 1N, P.virgatum_v5, whole genome shotgun sequence:
- the LOC120656391 gene encoding uncharacterized protein LOC120656391 has translation MADTNPDAIKRYTPPVHRNRANNRRKSGDRADKANYSYNNDGEKSHVPSLKNLPPIVPHETFFGNVQNDYNQTRLVPLEGCSASEASQLLNDRWTAAMNLYNDQTIDSSEKPVMYSGSTVSSWGHLKLPHQMNFLEELCRAVDSHTEIASPVDSWN, from the exons ATGGCGGACACCAACCCGGACGCCATCAAGAGATACACCCCGCCCGTGCACAG GAATCGTGCCAACAATCGGCGGAAGTCTGGAG ATAGGGCCGATAAGGCTAATTACTCCTACAACAATGATGGAGAGAAGAGCCATGTTCCTTCATTAAAGAACCTACCTCCAATTGTTCCTCACGAAACATTCTTCGGCAATGTTCAGAATGACTACAATCAAACAAGATTAGTGCCTTTGGAGGGATGTTCAGCCAGTGAGGCATCACAGCTTCTGAATGACC GTTGGACTGCTGCAATGAACTTGTACAATGATCAAACAATTGACTCCTCTG AGAAACCAGTAATGTATTCTGGATCTACTGTTTCATCATGGGGTCACCTGAAGCTTCCTCATCAG ATGAACTTCCTTGAAGAGTTGTGTCGTGCAGTTGACTCTCATACGGAAATTGCATCACCTGTCGACTCCTGGAACTAA